TTCGGCGAGGTGCACCGCGCCCGGGGGCAGGCTCGTGATCTGGTCGCGGTGGTTCTGAAGGACGGGGAAGACCGGATCGAGGCCGTCGAGGAGCGGGTCGTCGCCCGACTCGGGCCGCCGGCGGATGCGCACGAGCCCGCGCTCCGGTGTGCCGAACGCCCCCTGGACCGCGCCGTCGGCCACGGCGGCGAGAAGCTGCGCGCCGAGGCAGATGCCGAGCAGCGGAACACCCTCCTCGATGCACCGCATGGCCAGGCGGCGCTCTCGGGCAAGCCACGGGGCGCGATCGTCGTCGTACGGCAGAAGTCCTCCGCCGAGCAGCACGACACCGTCGTACCGGTCCGGGGTGTCCGGGATCCGGGCGTCCTCGACGATCGTGCACGTGACGGCCGACTTGTCGAGCCAGTCGACGAGGTTGCCCGGCCCGCTGCCTGCGGAGTTGACCACGATGAGCACGCGCGCCCGGGGGGCGCGACGGCCGGCGGCCGCGACGTCAGCCGACATCTCAGACCACCTCCATCTCGGGTGCGATCCGCTCCATCACGACCTCGTGACCGAGCCCCGGGCCGCGGGGCACGTCGACGAGGCCCGCACGGGCGACGACGACCGGTTCGATGACATCCCTCGCGTAGTACTTCTCGGAGCCCGAGACGTCCGAGGGGTAGTGGAATCCGGCGAGGGAGGACAGCGCGACATTGGCGGCCCGGCCCACGCCGAACTCGTGCATCCCCCCGCACCAGACCGCTATGCCGGACTCCTGCGCCATCCGATACGCCTTGAGCGCGGGCGTCAGGCCGCCCATTCGCGACACCTTGATGTTGAGGACGGTGCCGGCGCGGAGCGCGATCATCGTGGCGAGGTCTCCGGTGTCGACGACCGACTCATCGAGGCACACCGGCGTCGAGACCGACCGCGCCAGGTCGGCGTGGGCGACGAATTCGCGCGGAGCGAAGGGCTGCTCCACCATGGCCAGATCGAACGCGTCGAGGCGCTTGAACCGGGTGATCGAGTACGACCCTGTCGGGTAGCCGCCGTTCGCGTCGACGTGCAGCAGGATGCCGGGGAAGGCGTCGCGCACGGCGCGGACCGGCTCGACATCCCACCCGGGCTTGATCTTGAGCTTGACGCGGGGGTACCCGCCGTCGACATGGCGCTGGACCTGTTCGAGGAGTCCGTCGATCGTCGGCTCGATGCCCAGCGAGACGCCCGCGGCCACCTGTCGGCGGGTGCCTCCGAGCGCGGAGGACAGAGAGACCCCCTGCATCCGGGACCACAGATCCCACGCGGCGATGTCGAAGCCGGCCTTGGCGAACTCGTGGCCCCGCACGATCCGCCATCGCTCCGCCAGTTCGCTCGGGTGCGTCCAGGGGCGGGCGAGGGTCAGGGGGACGAGGTGATCCCGCCCGATCATCTCGGCGGTTGCGACCGTCTCGGACGAGTAGAACGGATCGGTGGGCGACGCGATCTCGCCCCATCCCACCTCGCCGGACTCGTCGGTCAGCCGTACCAGGATGTGCTCGATGGCGGACTTGCGGTGCGAGCTCGTCTCGAACTCGTGCACGAGGGGGAGAGAGACCCGGAAGAGGTCGACGTCGGTGACGCGCATCAGGCACCGGCCTCTCGAGGGCGGACGGAGTAGTCGAGGAGCTGCTCCTCGAGGACTTCTCGCGCGTTCAGCCGGCGACGCGCGCCCTTGGCGCGCGCTGCCGCCAGAGTGGACAGCACGTGGCCGACGAGCGTGATCGTGGTCGGCGAATCCAGGTGCGAACCGCCCTCCGTCGGCACGACGATGACGCTCGTCGCGAACGACGCGATGGGGGAGTCCGCTCGATCGGTGATCGCCACGACGTTGGCACCGGCCTCCGCGGCCATCCTCGCCACGGCGATGGTGTGCCCGCGGTACCGGCGGAACGAGAAGGCGACGAGGGCGTCGGTCGGCCCGAAGTCGGTGAGCGCGTCGATCGAGTCCTCGGGGTCCGATCCGAG
This genomic interval from Microbacterium sp. 4R-513 contains the following:
- the menC gene encoding o-succinylbenzoate synthase, whose product is MRVTDVDLFRVSLPLVHEFETSSHRKSAIEHILVRLTDESGEVGWGEIASPTDPFYSSETVATAEMIGRDHLVPLTLARPWTHPSELAERWRIVRGHEFAKAGFDIAAWDLWSRMQGVSLSSALGGTRRQVAAGVSLGIEPTIDGLLEQVQRHVDGGYPRVKLKIKPGWDVEPVRAVRDAFPGILLHVDANGGYPTGSYSITRFKRLDAFDLAMVEQPFAPREFVAHADLARSVSTPVCLDESVVDTGDLATMIALRAGTVLNIKVSRMGGLTPALKAYRMAQESGIAVWCGGMHEFGVGRAANVALSSLAGFHYPSDVSGSEKYYARDVIEPVVVARAGLVDVPRGPGLGHEVVMERIAPEMEVV
- a CDS encoding SIS domain-containing protein, encoding MTVSSPDTPALRYDDRLRRRSSAETLRGQLVEAERTNVLTALRSIEEDPAVLTAAIDLVAARRRTVIGVGRSHFHAALFEHSLRAALGGVALLGSDPEDSIDALTDFGPTDALVAFSFRRYRGHTIAVARMAAEAGANVVAITDRADSPIASFATSVIVVPTEGGSHLDSPTTITLVGHVLSTLAAARAKGARRRLNAREVLEEQLLDYSVRPREAGA